GGGCCTGGTGCGCGCCGACGCCGGCGAGATCCACATCGACGGCCAATCGGTCGAGCACCTGCCCATCCACCAGCGCGCCCGCCTGGGACTGAGCTATCTGCCGCAGGAGGCCTCGATCTTCCGCAAGCTCACGGTGGAACAGAACATCCGCGCCGTGCTGGAGCTGCAGCGCGACGAGCAGGGCCGCGCGCTGAAAGAGCCGCGCATCAAGGAGCTGCTGGAAGCGCTGCTGCACGACCTCAGCATCGAGAAGCTGCGCGACAGCCCGGCGCCGGCGCTCTCGGGCGGCGAACGCCGCCGCGTCGAGATCGCCCGCGCCCTGGCCACGCAACCGCGCTTCATCCTGCTGGACGAACCCTTCGCCGGCGTGGACCCGATCGCGGTGCTGGAGATCCAGCGCATCATCGGTTTCCTGAAAGCGCGCCAGATCGGCGTGCTGATCACCGACCACAATGTGCGCGAGACCCTGGGCATCTGCGACCGGGCCTACATCATCAGCGAGGGCTCGGTGCTGGCCGAGGGCACGCCGGACGAGATCGTGGCCAACGCCGATGTGCGCAAGGTCTATCTCGGCGAACATTTCCGCATGTAGAGCCGGCCATGGATGCCTACACGCCCGCTGCCACGGCAGCCCCGCGCGGGGCTGATGCAGGGATTCCTGCATCTCACGACTGCCCCTGAGCCCGCGCCATGAAGCAGTCACTCCAGGTTCGACTGAGCCAGCATCTGGCCTTGACGCCGCAGCTGCAGCAATCGATCCGCCTGCTGCAACTGTCCACGCTGGAGCTGAATCAGGAAGTCGAGCAGATGCTGGCGCAGAACCCGCTGCTCGAAACCGAAGAAGACTTCTCCGTCGCCACGCCCGAGCTGCCCGAGCTGCGCCCGGCCAGCGCCGCCGAGGACAGCGGCGCCGACCGTGAGCTGGGCGGCGGCGCCGAGGCCGAGGCCACACCCGAGCTGCAGGCCGAAGACTTCGGCAGCACCGAACGCGAGGACTGGGAGAACGGCACCGAGGGCGACGATTTCGACGGCATCCGCGAACTGCCCAGCAACAGCGGCAGCGGCTCGGGCAGCAACGATGAAGACGGCGAACGCAGCGACCAGGAATCGGCCGAGATCAGCCTGCAAGAGCATCTGGTCCAGCAGATGGCCGGCATGCACCTCAGCGATACCGACCAGCTTGCGCTACGCCTGCTGATCGACTCTCTCAACGAGGACGGCTATCTCGAGGACAGCCTGGAAGCCATCGCCGAGGCCCTGGTGCCGGACGGTGACGAGGACAGCGCCGCCGAGCGCGAGGAGCTGCTCGACCACCTGCGCATCGCCCTCAAATGGCTGCACCACATGGACCCGCCCGGCGTCGGTGCCCGCGAGCTGACGGAATGCCTGGAGCTGCAGCTGCGCCAGCTGCCGCGCAGCGCGCCGCAGGTGATCGCCATCATGATCTGCAAAAAGCACTTGGACCTGCTGGCCAAGCGCGACAGCCGCCGCCTGATGCTGCTGACCGGCGCCGACGATGCCTTGCTGCGTGAAGCGCAAGCCCTGATCGTGGCCCTGGAGCCCAAGCCCGGCCGGCGCTTTGCCCGCGGCCAGGCGCCGGCGGTGATCCCGGACGTGATCGTGCGCAAGGTCGGCCGCGAGCTGCGCGTCATCATCAACCCCGAGGTCGCGCCCAAGCTGCGCATCAACGAGCTCTACGCCAACGCCCTGCGCCAGACGCGCGGCGGCATCAGCAACAGCGCCCTGGGCGGCCAGCTGCAGGAGGCACGCTGGTTCATCAAGAACATCCAACAGCGCTTCGACACCATCCTGCGCGTCTCCACCGCCATCGTCGAGCGGCAAAAAGGTTTCTTCAGCCACGGCGCCGTGGCCATGAAGCCCCTGGTGCTGCGCGAGATCGCCGATGAGCTGGGCCTGCACGAATCGACCATCTCGCGCGTGACCACGGCCAAGTACATGGCCACGCCCTTCGGCACCTTCGAGCTCAAGTATTTCTTCGGCTCGGGCCTGTCCACCGAGGCCGGCGGCGAGGCCTCCAGCACCGCCGTACGCGAGCTGATCAAGCAGTTCATCGCCGCCGAGAACCCGGCCAAACCCCTTTCCGACAGCGCCCTGGCCAGCATGCTGGAAGAGCAAGGCATCCAGGTCGCGCGCCGCACCGTCGCCAAATACCGCGAAGGCATGCACATCGGGACGACGACGATGCGGCGGGTGGTTTGAAGGTTGAAGCTTGAGTGAACGGGTGAATCAGTAAACTGGTGAACCACACCCCACGATTCACCATTCACCTGTTCACCTGTTCACCTGTTCACCCGTTCACCCGTTCACCCCCAAACGTGAACACGCACACCGATTTCAGGTGAATCCCATTTCGAGACATGCCATCATGCCGCTGACTTGGATCGTTACTTGAAAGGTCTGCCGTGAACACCACCCTCCGCTCCCCGGCCGGCGCCCGCCTGCCCGCGCTGCTGATACTCGCCGCCAACCTGGCCTGGGCCGCCCCCTCCCAAGCTCAGGCTCAGGCCACAAGCAGCAGTGCCGCCACCAGCTACAGCCGCGTGATCGCCTTCGGCGACAGCCTCTCGGACAACGGCAATTTCTACCGCGCCACCAGCGGCGCCGTGCCCCAGCCGGGCAACTATTTCCAGGGTCGTTTTTCCAACGGCCAGGTGGCCGTCGAGCACCTCGCCCAAGGCCTGGGCGTGAGCCTGCAGGACTACGCCTGGGGCGGTGCCCAAACCGGCTGGCTCAACGGCGCGGCGGTGGCCGCAGGCGCCCCGGCCGCCTTGCAGAACACGGGCATGCTCTCGCAAGTGGGCGCCTTCCAGTCCGGCCTGGCTGGCTCGGCCGCCGACAGCCAGGCCCTTTACGTGCTCTGGGGCGGGGCCAATGATTTCCAGTACCTGGGTTTCTCGCAGGCCACGGCGCAAGCGGCCATCCAGAACCTCAGCAGCGCGGTGCAGACCCTCTACGGCCTGGGTGCGCGCAGCTTCCTGATGCCAGGCC
This region of Paucibacter aquatile genomic DNA includes:
- a CDS encoding RNA polymerase factor sigma-54; protein product: MKQSLQVRLSQHLALTPQLQQSIRLLQLSTLELNQEVEQMLAQNPLLETEEDFSVATPELPELRPASAAEDSGADRELGGGAEAEATPELQAEDFGSTEREDWENGTEGDDFDGIRELPSNSGSGSGSNDEDGERSDQESAEISLQEHLVQQMAGMHLSDTDQLALRLLIDSLNEDGYLEDSLEAIAEALVPDGDEDSAAEREELLDHLRIALKWLHHMDPPGVGARELTECLELQLRQLPRSAPQVIAIMICKKHLDLLAKRDSRRLMLLTGADDALLREAQALIVALEPKPGRRFARGQAPAVIPDVIVRKVGRELRVIINPEVAPKLRINELYANALRQTRGGISNSALGGQLQEARWFIKNIQQRFDTILRVSTAIVERQKGFFSHGAVAMKPLVLREIADELGLHESTISRVTTAKYMATPFGTFELKYFFGSGLSTEAGGEASSTAVRELIKQFIAAENPAKPLSDSALASMLEEQGIQVARRTVAKYREGMHIGTTTMRRVV
- the lptB gene encoding LPS export ABC transporter ATP-binding protein encodes the protein MSSSNSSVASPHHAPVAALESGPRSRLEAEGLAKSYGVRRVVKNVHLGVNSGEVVGLLGPNGAGKTTSFYMIVGLVRADAGEIHIDGQSVEHLPIHQRARLGLSYLPQEASIFRKLTVEQNIRAVLELQRDEQGRALKEPRIKELLEALLHDLSIEKLRDSPAPALSGGERRRVEIARALATQPRFILLDEPFAGVDPIAVLEIQRIIGFLKARQIGVLITDHNVRETLGICDRAYIISEGSVLAEGTPDEIVANADVRKVYLGEHFRM
- a CDS encoding SGNH/GDSL hydrolase family protein codes for the protein MNTTLRSPAGARLPALLILAANLAWAAPSQAQAQATSSSAATSYSRVIAFGDSLSDNGNFYRATSGAVPQPGNYFQGRFSNGQVAVEHLAQGLGVSLQDYAWGGAQTGWLNGAAVAAGAPAALQNTGMLSQVGAFQSGLAGSAADSQALYVLWGGANDFQYLGFSQATAQAAIQNLSSAVQTLYGLGARSFLMPGLPDLGQTPAGLSSGLSGQLHQLSLGFNFGLNQAIGQLRTLPGIDIRYFDTLGTQQALVDNAALYGFSNVTQACFTGYVGQPDGSICSSPESYMYWDRIHPTTLTHSYLGQGMLAAVPEPQTWLLMGLGLAALGLRAGRQRRS